In bacterium, the sequence GTGGGTGGCCACGATGACCGTGGTCCCGCGCGAGGCGATTTTGCGCAGCAGGTCCATGATTTTCTGCGAGAGGTCGGGATCCAGGTTGCCCGTCGGCTCGTCGGCCAGCAGAAGCTCGGGGTCGCCGGAGATGGCGCGGGCGATGGCGACGCGCTGTTGCTCGCCGCCGGAAAGCTCCTCGGCGAAGGAATCGGCCCGTCCCTCGAGCTCCACGATGCGCAGGATGGAGTCTATGCGCCGCCGGCGCTCGTCTTTGGACAGGCGCCGGATCCGCAGCGCGATGTCCAGGTTTTCCACGGTGGTCCGCC encodes:
- the ftsE gene encoding cell division ATP-binding protein FtsE, which gives rise to MVQVAIFQHVAMRYSRGILALHDVNLELPKGEFTFLTGPSGAGKTTFLKLLFGEERPTEGELAVLGHDMNRLKIRHLPGLRRRIGVVFQDFRLLSRRTTVENLDIALRIRRLSKDERRRRIDSILRIVELEGRADSFAEELSGGEQQRVAIARAISGDPELLLADEPTGNLDPDLSQKIMDLLRKIASRGTTVIVATH